One stretch of Streptomyces agglomeratus DNA includes these proteins:
- a CDS encoding non-ribosomal peptide synthetase → MGRDKYRHGEAVDRETTFAGGIWMGCTGVTSAQEAMWLAQEFTPDVPNNVATLWDIDGDLDTALLAAALRAAVAEADALKVNFRRDDHGLRPVARDLGAWEPFRLDVGDAADPADAARAVVADLVRRPFDLTEDALLRIGSIRLGPGRHLLVLVFHHILTDAFGVLTLLSRRIAEIYRALRAGSALPEGAPNPPGDAATKDAAYRESQRFADAERFWRDYLAEDLPAARLPAGVRPGTDAPAGGPGYWDGLTAPQGMATRTATVPAVELAAWEHASAAAGTSVPDLIASAATAFLGHMCGLSEPLLTITVNHRVGALRRSLGLLSNRVPLRSRVDPAADFVELAEALGRERRRVLRHARHDISLIKRATGHAGDARSPFGAVVNVLPSVEALDLADATAHFTGGTFGVIDEVMVCVYTDGRADSDLYVRFDAPRAEYDEQDIAGLAERFVTFLRRALADPHAPVGTVSALHPAERRALLTEYAGPTVTPPPATLTELLDRQARATPDAVAVTFEDTRLTYRELAERSGRLARLLTERGAGPERFVAVAVPRSLELVVALVAVLRAGAAYVPVDPDYPAARVEFMLADAGPALLLTVKDTADRLPRTDVPVVMADDAPLTEEPVRSAPHRVDHPAYMIYTSGSTGRPKGAVVTHAAIVNRLLWMQDRFRLDGSDRVLQKTSASFDVSVWEFFWPLITGATLVVARPDGHRDPDYLAEVIRRAGVTTAHFVPSMLAEFVTEETAAACTGLRRVVCSGEALPAELAARFHRTFGVPLHNLYGPTEAAVDVTAWQYRPGARTIPIGTPIWNTALYVLDSRLRPLPPGVFGDLYIAGAGLARGYHDRRALTAERFVACPFGEPGQRMYRTGDLARWNTDGELEFAGRADHQVKIRGFRVEPQEIEDTLTDHPGVHRAAVVARPGRAADGAAQLVAYVVPATSGGNGGTGTEWDLHAGLDIAELRGFVAARLPAHLVPAAFVALDRMPLTANGKLDRAGLPEPEVTGRAHRPPRTGDESLLAAAFAEVLGLSHIGIDDDFFTLGGDSIRAIQVVGRARAGGLALTPRTVFECRTVAALAQAATRDTAPVALAELEGGGVGLLPLPPMARLYAERGPGLDRLAQWLVLELPAAVDLPGLTAAVRAVLDRHDVLRSRLTDDGLLVRPPGTPDAAGLVDRADCPGDWDGEAWQTLLRAQAAEAVRHIDARAGRMLRLVWFPGAAGGPGRLLVVAHHLVVDGMSWRVLLPDLAAAWRQVQEGRPPALPRVGTSLRRWLHALADEAARPGRVAEASLWRDLLAAPVAPVGSRPLDPGRDLTSTTDTVRVELPADLTDAILTSVPAAYRSGADDVLLTALVLALARERRGLTDGSTVVRLEGHGRQEELVPGADLSRTAGWFTSVTPVRIDVSGIDVDAAITGGAAAGDALKRVKEQRRALPDQGIGYTLLRYLNDDTAALLSPYPADDIGFNFLGRFTFERPEPAPGDDPTRGSGWTPAPECAELVAAPAADMPAPSALELNALVTGTGDDARLTALFTFATGVLTADEVRALSGAWCAALRGLRSLVTSGGRGLTPSDVPLVTVGQEELDGWQQRFGRVSDVWPLTPLQDGLLYHTMLAQSASEAYQTQFVFRLEGAVDPARLRAAGQALLDRHPNLRVAFRPSATGEPVQVVVDDVPLPWRHLDLTGEADAATRLEEILAEERDTRFHPENPPLLRLTLVTLGPQHAELALTAHHVLLDGWSVPLVERELMQLYGADGVDTAPPRPHGYRDFLSWLSRQDTARSARAWAEELAGVAEPTLLAPTTPGARPAGSGSGQIDVPLTGEDTTMLARRAAEWGVTPNTLVQGAWAMVLAQLTGREDVLFGATVAGRPSGLPGADAMIGLFINTVPVRVRCTPADPVPEVLGRLQDAQARLLDHHHLGLADIQRATGLNALFDTLVVFESFPVDRSGRSAAGASARPVVTGIRPYAPPHYPLTVIAAADPLLRISFQYRRNAFERTAVEALADRLVRVLRQIAAGPRTTVGALDVLSDAEREQVLHGWNDTAVPPPERTVPELIAARAAATPDAVCVEFRGHRLTYRELDERAGRLAHWLAGQGVGPESRVVVLLPRSADLVVALLAVWKAGGTYVPVDPEYPAARVRAVVEDSAPVLVLDEERLAGVDLSDRSLHPVHGPRVPVGADHAAYVIYTSGSTGAPKGVVVRHGALAILLTGMQDRFSFTPDDRLLACATVAFDIAALELFLPLLAGGRVVLAGKDDITQPTVLLDLVERSGVTVMQATPALWQSLVTHAPACLTGLRVISTGEALPLALAETLCRHAAEVTNLYGPTETTVYATAARLLPGHGGMPPSVGGPVAGTRILVLDRTLRPVPPGAAGDLWIAGEGLARGYHDRPGMTAERFVACPFGPPGARMYRSGDLARWTVTGEVEYLGRSDHQIKLRGFRIEPAEIEHTLTRHPAVRRAVVIAREDRPGDRRLVAYVVPETGTEPPTTELLREAVGERLPAYMIPAAFVTLTELPLTPNGKLDRSALPRPEFGGDEYRAPRSPREQTLCALFAEVLGAERIGLDDDFFVLGGHSLMATRLVARVRAEMGVEIPMRVLFTAPTVAELTDRWHEMSASTRMPLRRMTER, encoded by the coding sequence GCCGATCTCGTGCGCCGGCCCTTCGACCTGACCGAGGACGCGCTGCTGCGGATCGGCTCGATCCGGCTGGGCCCCGGCCGCCACCTGCTCGTGCTCGTCTTCCACCACATCCTCACCGACGCGTTCGGCGTTCTCACCCTGCTGTCCCGGCGGATCGCCGAGATCTACCGCGCGCTGCGCGCCGGCTCCGCGTTGCCGGAGGGCGCCCCGAACCCGCCGGGGGACGCCGCGACGAAGGACGCCGCGTACCGGGAGTCGCAGCGGTTCGCCGACGCCGAGCGGTTCTGGCGCGACTACCTCGCCGAAGACCTGCCCGCCGCCCGTCTGCCTGCCGGTGTCCGTCCGGGCACCGACGCCCCCGCCGGCGGTCCCGGCTACTGGGACGGCCTCACCGCACCGCAGGGGATGGCCACCCGCACCGCGACGGTCCCGGCCGTCGAACTCGCCGCCTGGGAACACGCATCCGCCGCGGCGGGCACCTCGGTGCCCGACCTGATCGCCTCGGCCGCCACCGCGTTCCTTGGGCACATGTGCGGCCTGTCCGAGCCGCTGCTGACCATCACCGTCAATCACCGCGTCGGCGCACTGCGCCGCTCCCTCGGCCTGCTCTCCAACCGGGTGCCGCTGCGCTCGCGGGTGGACCCCGCGGCCGACTTCGTGGAACTGGCCGAGGCGCTCGGCCGGGAGCGGCGCCGTGTCCTGCGGCACGCCCGGCACGACATATCCCTGATCAAACGGGCCACCGGCCACGCCGGCGACGCGCGCAGCCCGTTCGGCGCCGTCGTCAACGTGCTCCCCTCCGTCGAAGCACTCGACCTGGCGGACGCCACAGCCCACTTCACCGGTGGCACCTTCGGTGTGATCGACGAGGTGATGGTCTGCGTCTACACCGACGGAAGGGCCGACAGCGACCTGTACGTCCGCTTCGACGCGCCACGCGCGGAGTACGACGAGCAGGACATCGCCGGGCTCGCCGAGCGGTTCGTGACGTTCCTGCGCAGGGCCCTCGCCGACCCGCACGCCCCCGTCGGGACCGTCTCCGCGCTGCACCCCGCCGAACGCCGCGCGCTGCTCACCGAGTACGCCGGACCCACGGTGACCCCACCGCCGGCGACCCTGACCGAACTGCTGGACCGACAGGCCCGCGCCACCCCGGACGCCGTCGCGGTGACCTTCGAGGACACCCGGCTGACCTACCGGGAACTGGCCGAGCGCTCCGGCCGGCTGGCCCGCCTGCTGACCGAGCGCGGCGCCGGGCCCGAGCGGTTCGTCGCGGTCGCCGTGCCCCGCTCCCTGGAACTGGTCGTCGCCCTGGTCGCGGTGCTCAGGGCGGGCGCCGCCTACGTCCCCGTCGACCCCGACTACCCGGCCGCGCGGGTCGAGTTCATGCTCGCCGACGCCGGGCCCGCGCTGCTGCTGACGGTCAAGGACACCGCGGACCGGCTGCCCCGGACGGACGTACCCGTGGTCATGGCCGACGACGCCCCGCTCACCGAAGAGCCCGTCAGGTCCGCCCCGCACCGGGTCGACCACCCCGCGTACATGATCTACACGTCGGGATCGACCGGACGGCCCAAGGGCGCCGTCGTCACGCACGCGGCGATCGTCAACCGGCTGCTCTGGATGCAGGACCGCTTCCGGCTCGACGGTTCCGACCGGGTCCTGCAGAAGACGTCCGCCTCGTTTGACGTGTCCGTCTGGGAGTTCTTCTGGCCGCTGATCACTGGCGCCACCCTGGTGGTCGCCCGGCCGGACGGACACCGCGACCCGGACTACCTCGCCGAGGTGATCCGGCGGGCCGGCGTCACGACGGCGCACTTCGTCCCGTCGATGCTGGCCGAGTTCGTCACCGAGGAGACGGCCGCCGCGTGCACCGGTCTGCGCCGCGTCGTGTGCAGCGGAGAGGCGCTGCCGGCCGAGCTGGCCGCGCGGTTCCACCGGACCTTCGGCGTGCCGCTGCACAACCTGTACGGGCCGACCGAGGCAGCCGTGGACGTCACCGCCTGGCAGTACCGGCCCGGGGCGCGGACGATACCGATCGGCACCCCGATCTGGAACACCGCGCTCTACGTCCTCGACAGCCGGCTGCGACCGCTGCCGCCCGGCGTCTTCGGCGACCTCTACATCGCGGGGGCCGGACTCGCCCGGGGCTACCACGACCGTCGGGCCCTGACCGCCGAGCGCTTCGTGGCCTGCCCGTTCGGGGAACCCGGGCAGCGCATGTACCGGACCGGCGATCTGGCGCGCTGGAACACCGACGGCGAACTGGAGTTCGCCGGCCGCGCCGACCACCAGGTGAAGATCCGCGGCTTCCGGGTCGAGCCGCAGGAGATAGAGGACACGCTGACCGACCACCCGGGAGTGCACAGGGCTGCCGTCGTCGCCCGGCCCGGCCGAGCCGCGGACGGAGCCGCGCAGCTCGTCGCCTACGTCGTCCCGGCCACCTCCGGCGGCAACGGCGGGACCGGCACCGAATGGGACCTGCACGCCGGTCTGGACATCGCCGAGCTGCGGGGCTTCGTCGCGGCCCGGCTGCCCGCCCACCTGGTGCCCGCCGCCTTCGTCGCGCTGGACCGGATGCCGTTGACCGCGAACGGCAAGCTGGACCGGGCCGGGCTGCCCGAGCCGGAGGTCACCGGCCGTGCCCACCGGCCGCCCCGGACCGGTGACGAGAGCCTCCTGGCCGCCGCGTTCGCCGAGGTGCTCGGCCTGAGCCACATCGGGATCGACGACGACTTCTTCACTCTGGGCGGCGACAGCATCCGGGCGATCCAGGTGGTGGGCCGCGCCCGCGCCGGCGGTCTCGCGCTCACCCCGCGCACCGTGTTCGAGTGCCGCACCGTCGCCGCGCTCGCGCAGGCCGCCACCCGCGACACCGCACCGGTGGCCCTCGCCGAACTCGAGGGCGGGGGCGTCGGCCTGCTGCCGCTGCCCCCCATGGCCCGGCTGTACGCCGAGCGAGGCCCCGGCCTGGACCGCCTCGCCCAGTGGCTGGTACTGGAACTGCCCGCAGCCGTCGACCTCCCCGGCCTCACCGCGGCCGTGCGCGCCGTCCTCGACCGGCACGACGTCCTGCGCTCACGGCTGACGGACGACGGCCTGCTGGTGCGGCCACCCGGCACTCCGGACGCCGCCGGACTCGTCGACCGGGCCGACTGCCCGGGGGACTGGGACGGCGAGGCGTGGCAGACCCTGCTGCGCGCACAGGCCGCCGAGGCCGTACGGCACATCGACGCCCGGGCCGGGCGGATGCTCCGGCTGGTCTGGTTCCCGGGGGCCGCGGGCGGGCCCGGACGGCTGCTGGTCGTGGCCCACCACCTGGTCGTCGACGGCATGTCCTGGCGGGTGCTGCTGCCCGACCTGGCCGCGGCCTGGCGCCAGGTCCAGGAAGGCCGGCCCCCCGCGTTGCCGCGGGTGGGCACCTCCCTGCGCCGCTGGCTGCACGCCCTGGCCGACGAGGCGGCCCGCCCCGGACGGGTGGCGGAGGCGTCGTTGTGGCGCGACCTGCTCGCGGCACCCGTCGCACCCGTGGGCTCCCGGCCGCTCGACCCCGGGCGAGACCTCACCTCCACCACGGACACCGTCCGGGTGGAGCTCCCGGCCGACCTCACGGACGCGATACTGACCTCCGTCCCCGCGGCCTACCGCAGCGGCGCGGACGACGTCCTGCTCACCGCCCTCGTCCTCGCGCTGGCCCGGGAACGACGGGGTCTCACCGACGGCTCTACGGTCGTACGGCTGGAAGGGCACGGCCGGCAGGAGGAACTGGTGCCGGGCGCGGACCTGTCCCGCACGGCCGGCTGGTTCACCTCGGTCACCCCCGTACGCATCGACGTCTCGGGGATCGACGTCGACGCCGCGATCACCGGAGGAGCCGCCGCCGGTGACGCCCTCAAGCGGGTCAAGGAGCAGCGGCGGGCCCTGCCCGACCAGGGCATCGGCTACACCCTGCTGCGCTACCTCAACGACGACACCGCGGCGCTGCTGAGCCCGTATCCGGCGGACGACATCGGATTCAACTTCCTGGGCCGTTTCACCTTCGAACGCCCGGAGCCGGCGCCCGGCGATGACCCCACCCGCGGCTCGGGATGGACCCCGGCGCCCGAATGCGCCGAGTTGGTCGCCGCACCCGCCGCGGACATGCCGGCGCCCAGCGCGCTCGAACTGAACGCCCTGGTGACCGGCACCGGCGACGACGCGCGCCTCACCGCCCTGTTCACCTTCGCCACCGGAGTGCTGACCGCCGACGAGGTCCGCGCCCTGTCCGGCGCCTGGTGCGCCGCACTGCGCGGCCTGCGGAGCCTGGTCACGTCCGGCGGGCGGGGACTGACCCCCTCCGACGTCCCGCTGGTCACCGTCGGCCAGGAGGAACTGGACGGCTGGCAACAGCGCTTCGGGCGCGTCAGCGACGTATGGCCGCTCACGCCGTTGCAGGACGGGCTGCTGTACCACACGATGCTCGCGCAGAGCGCGTCCGAGGCGTACCAGACGCAGTTCGTGTTCCGGCTCGAAGGCGCGGTGGACCCGGCGCGCCTGCGGGCCGCGGGCCAGGCCCTGCTCGACCGGCACCCGAACCTGCGGGTCGCGTTCCGGCCGAGCGCCACCGGTGAGCCCGTGCAGGTCGTCGTGGACGACGTCCCGCTGCCCTGGCGGCACCTCGACCTCACCGGCGAGGCCGACGCCGCCACCCGGCTGGAGGAGATCCTCGCCGAGGAGCGGGACACCCGCTTCCACCCGGAGAACCCGCCGCTGCTGCGCCTGACCCTCGTCACGCTCGGCCCCCAGCACGCCGAACTGGCCCTCACCGCCCACCACGTGCTGCTCGACGGCTGGTCGGTGCCGCTCGTCGAGCGCGAGCTGATGCAGCTGTACGGGGCCGACGGCGTCGACACCGCGCCGCCGCGCCCGCACGGCTACCGGGACTTCCTGAGCTGGCTGTCACGGCAGGACACGGCACGCTCCGCCCGCGCGTGGGCCGAGGAACTCGCCGGTGTGGCCGAGCCGACCCTGCTGGCGCCCACGACGCCCGGGGCCCGGCCGGCCGGCAGCGGCAGCGGGCAGATCGACGTGCCGCTCACCGGCGAGGACACCACCATGCTGGCGCGCCGGGCCGCGGAGTGGGGCGTCACCCCCAACACCCTGGTGCAGGGCGCGTGGGCCATGGTGCTCGCGCAGCTCACCGGCCGCGAGGACGTGCTGTTCGGCGCCACGGTCGCGGGCCGGCCCTCCGGGCTGCCGGGCGCCGACGCCATGATCGGCCTGTTCATCAACACGGTGCCCGTGCGGGTGCGCTGCACGCCGGCCGACCCGGTTCCGGAGGTGCTCGGCCGGCTCCAGGACGCCCAGGCGAGGCTGTTGGACCATCACCATCTGGGGCTCGCCGACATCCAGCGGGCGACCGGGCTGAACGCGCTGTTCGACACGCTGGTGGTGTTCGAGTCGTTCCCCGTCGACCGGTCCGGCCGCTCGGCGGCGGGCGCGTCCGCGCGACCGGTGGTGACCGGTATCCGCCCGTACGCCCCGCCGCACTACCCGCTGACCGTGATCGCGGCGGCCGACCCGCTGTTGCGGATCTCCTTCCAGTACCGGCGCAACGCGTTCGAGCGGACCGCCGTGGAGGCGCTCGCCGACCGGCTGGTGCGGGTGCTGCGGCAGATCGCCGCCGGTCCGCGGACCACCGTCGGCGCGCTCGACGTGCTGTCCGACGCCGAACGCGAACAGGTGCTGCACGGCTGGAACGACACCGCTGTCCCGCCCCCCGAGCGGACCGTCCCCGAGCTGATCGCGGCACGGGCGGCGGCGACGCCGGACGCGGTCTGCGTCGAGTTCCGCGGGCACCGGCTGACCTACCGGGAGCTGGACGAACGGGCCGGCCGGCTGGCGCACTGGCTGGCCGGGCAGGGGGTGGGCCCGGAGTCCCGGGTCGTGGTGCTGCTGCCCCGCTCGGCCGACCTGGTGGTGGCCCTGCTGGCCGTGTGGAAGGCCGGCGGCACGTATGTGCCGGTGGACCCGGAGTATCCCGCCGCCCGGGTGCGGGCCGTGGTCGAGGACAGCGCACCGGTGCTGGTCCTCGACGAGGAACGGCTGGCCGGGGTGGACCTGTCCGACCGGTCCCTCCACCCTGTCCACGGCCCACGCGTTCCGGTCGGCGCCGACCACGCCGCCTACGTCATCTACACCTCCGGCTCCACTGGCGCGCCCAAGGGCGTGGTGGTCCGGCACGGTGCGCTGGCGATCTTGCTGACCGGTATGCAGGATCGATTCTCCTTCACGCCGGACGACCGGCTGCTGGCCTGCGCCACCGTCGCGTTCGACATCGCCGCGCTGGAACTCTTCCTGCCCCTGCTCGCCGGCGGCCGGGTGGTACTGGCCGGCAAGGACGACATCACCCAGCCGACGGTACTGCTCGACCTCGTCGAACGGTCCGGCGTCACCGTCATGCAGGCCACCCCGGCGCTCTGGCAGAGCCTGGTCACCCACGCGCCGGCCTGTCTGACCGGGCTGCGGGTGATCTCCACCGGCGAGGCCCTGCCCCTGGCGCTCGCCGAAACCCTGTGCCGGCACGCCGCTGAGGTCACCAACCTCTACGGCCCGACCGAGACCACCGTCTACGCCACCGCCGCCCGTCTGCTCCCCGGCCACGGCGGCATGCCTCCCTCGGTCGGCGGCCCGGTCGCCGGCACCCGGATCCTGGTACTGGACCGCACACTGCGCCCGGTGCCGCCCGGCGCTGCCGGTGACCTCTGGATCGCCGGCGAGGGCCTGGCCCGCGGCTACCACGACAGGCCGGGCATGACCGCGGAGCGGTTCGTGGCCTGCCCGTTCGGGCCACCGGGCGCGCGGATGTACCGCAGCGGGGACCTCGCCCGCTGGACGGTCACGGGTGAGGTGGAGTACCTCGGCCGCTCCGACCACCAGATCAAACTGCGCGGCTTCCGGATCGAGCCCGCCGAGATCGAGCACACCCTGACCCGCCACCCAGCGGTCCGCCGGGCTGTCGTCATCGCCCGTGAGGACCGGCCGGGCGACCGCCGGCTGGTGGCGTACGTGGTCCCGGAGACCGGCACCGAGCCGCCCACCACGGAACTCCTGCGGGAGGCGGTCGGAGAGCGGCTGCCGGCCTACATGATCCCGGCCGCGTTCGTGACGCTCACGGAACTGCCGCTGACGCCCAACGGCAAACTCGACCGTTCCGCCCTGCCCCGCCCGGAGTTCGGCGGGGACGAGTACCGGGCCCCGCGCTCGCCCCGGGAACAGACGCTGTGCGCGCTGTTCGCCGAGGTCCTGGGCGCCGAGCGGATCGGTCTCGACGACGACTTCTTCGTCCTGGGCGGCCATTCACTGATGGCCACCCGACTGGTGGCCCGGGTACGCGCCGAAATGGGCGTGGAAATTCCGATGCGCGTCCTGTTCACCGCCCCGACCGTCGCCGAACTCACCGACCGCTGGCACGAGATGTCGGCCTCCACCCGAATGCCGCTGCGGAGAATGACCGAAAGGTAG